One part of the Parabacteroides distasonis ATCC 8503 genome encodes these proteins:
- a CDS encoding alpha-amylase family glycosyl hydrolase, translating to MEQKNKMVIYQVFPRWFGNLRPSPVMNGSLAENGVGKFSAFTPLALSKIKELGVTHVWYTGVIEHATKTDYTMFGIRKDHSAVVKGKAGSPYAIKDYYDIDPDLADNIQNRMSEFEDLVKRTHEAGMKVIIDFVPNHVARQYFSDAREPFVEDLGQTDNVSKAFDVNNNFYYLPGQTLTLRFDPQREEDFAYSEFPAKVTGNNHFDAYPSQNDWYETVKLNYGVDYMHGGACHFNTIPNTWEKMLEILLFWADKGVDGFRCDMAEMVPVEFWNWVIPQVKKVRDVIFIAEVYNPDEYRNYIYTGHFDYLYDKVGLYDTVRAVMCGQAPASNISHCWQSLEGIQKNMLNFLENHDEQRVASDFFAGDARPGIPGMIVSAAMNTNPVMIYSGQELGERGMDAEGFSGRDGRTTIFDYWSVESLRNWNNNGLFDGAKLTPAERSLREMYAKLLNVVRSEPVIVEGAFYDLMYANSGNPYFNPNRQYAFLRKWKNEVLLVVVNFDRADQCVWVNIPVEAFKALDFEDNKPAELTDLLTGETTISTLTDAYPYQVKLPAYSGKMLKFSFLHK from the coding sequence ATGGAACAAAAAAACAAGATGGTAATTTATCAGGTATTCCCGCGTTGGTTTGGGAATCTGCGACCATCTCCTGTAATGAATGGTAGTTTAGCCGAGAATGGAGTGGGTAAGTTTTCGGCTTTTACTCCTTTGGCTTTATCCAAAATCAAAGAACTAGGTGTTACTCATGTATGGTATACAGGGGTGATAGAGCACGCTACAAAAACCGATTACACCATGTTTGGCATCCGGAAAGACCATTCTGCCGTAGTAAAAGGTAAGGCCGGATCTCCATATGCTATAAAAGATTACTATGATATAGATCCGGATTTGGCGGATAATATCCAGAACCGTATGAGTGAGTTCGAGGATTTGGTGAAACGTACGCATGAGGCTGGGATGAAGGTTATTATCGATTTTGTACCCAACCATGTAGCACGTCAATATTTCTCGGACGCACGGGAACCTTTCGTGGAGGACTTAGGTCAAACGGATAATGTGTCCAAGGCTTTTGATGTGAATAATAACTTTTATTATCTTCCGGGGCAAACCTTGACGCTTCGTTTTGATCCGCAGCGTGAGGAGGATTTTGCCTATAGTGAGTTTCCGGCGAAGGTGACCGGTAACAATCATTTCGATGCCTATCCAAGCCAGAACGATTGGTATGAGACGGTGAAGCTGAACTACGGCGTGGATTATATGCACGGTGGTGCTTGCCATTTCAATACCATTCCCAATACGTGGGAGAAAATGTTGGAGATATTGTTGTTCTGGGCTGATAAGGGAGTGGATGGTTTTCGTTGTGATATGGCGGAGATGGTCCCGGTCGAGTTTTGGAACTGGGTGATTCCTCAGGTGAAGAAGGTGCGTGATGTGATCTTTATAGCGGAGGTGTATAATCCGGATGAGTATAGGAATTATATTTATACGGGACACTTTGATTATTTGTATGACAAGGTTGGTCTTTATGATACGGTTCGTGCGGTGATGTGCGGACAGGCTCCGGCTAGTAATATATCGCATTGTTGGCAATCGTTGGAGGGTATCCAGAAAAATATGTTGAATTTCTTGGAGAATCACGATGAACAGCGTGTCGCTTCTGATTTCTTTGCGGGGGATGCTCGTCCGGGTATTCCGGGCATGATTGTCTCCGCTGCCATGAATACGAATCCGGTTATGATCTATAGTGGTCAGGAACTTGGCGAAAGAGGAATGGACGCTGAAGGTTTCAGTGGACGTGATGGCCGTACGACCATCTTCGATTATTGGAGCGTCGAGAGTTTGCGGAACTGGAATAATAATGGACTCTTTGACGGGGCTAAATTAACGCCGGCAGAACGCTCGTTGCGTGAGATGTACGCTAAGTTATTGAATGTGGTACGATCCGAGCCGGTTATTGTCGAGGGAGCGTTTTATGATTTGATGTACGCGAACTCCGGTAATCCTTATTTCAATCCGAACCGTCAGTATGCGTTCTTGCGCAAATGGAAGAACGAGGTACTTCTGGTGGTCGTGAATTTCGACCGTGCCGACCAATGTGTATGGGTAAATATCCCGGTCGAGGCATTCAAGGCTCTTGATTTTGAGGATAACAAACCGGCTGAATTGACCGACTTGTTAACCGGGGAAACGACTATCAGTACGCTAACAGACGCTTATCCTTATCAAGTGAAACTCCCGGCTTATTCCGGCAAAATGCTAAAGTTCTCTTTTCTCCATAAGTAA
- a CDS encoding patatin-like phospholipase family protein — protein MAEETNHKPYRLGLALSGGGAKGFAHIGVFRMMEECALRPDIIVGTSAGALMGALFADGYSAAEIQELFTGREFSEFAQLQIPKAGLFDSKRFRYFLRRHLRTKNIEDLQIPLVVVATDLDNGESHEFRSGPIVEAVTASCSIPIIFSPVVINGVHYVDGGLFHNFPVSIIREECERIIGVNVSPLIPQKYKQTIFHIAERSYHYMFRANTLEDREMCDVLIEAEEFGLYKTFDLENVDVICNIGYSAAARCFEKVLDENKYETLVKAIAARKKGLMP, from the coding sequence ATGGCAGAAGAGACAAACCATAAACCCTATAGGTTGGGCTTGGCGCTTAGCGGAGGCGGAGCGAAAGGTTTTGCGCATATCGGCGTATTTCGAATGATGGAAGAATGTGCGCTAAGACCGGATATTATAGTCGGTACCAGTGCGGGAGCTTTAATGGGCGCTTTGTTTGCTGATGGTTATTCGGCGGCGGAGATCCAAGAGCTTTTTACCGGACGTGAGTTCTCGGAATTCGCCCAGTTGCAGATTCCTAAGGCGGGTTTGTTCGATAGTAAGCGCTTTCGTTATTTCTTGAGGCGACACTTGCGGACCAAGAACATCGAGGACTTGCAAATTCCGCTGGTGGTTGTCGCGACTGATTTGGATAATGGCGAAAGCCATGAATTTAGGAGTGGTCCTATTGTTGAGGCGGTGACAGCTTCTTGTAGTATCCCGATTATTTTCAGTCCTGTAGTCATCAATGGCGTTCATTATGTGGATGGAGGATTATTTCACAACTTTCCGGTCTCCATCATCCGTGAGGAATGTGAGCGTATTATCGGGGTGAACGTAAGCCCGTTGATCCCGCAAAAATATAAGCAGACCATATTCCATATCGCCGAGCGCTCTTATCATTATATGTTCCGGGCAAATACGCTGGAGGATCGAGAGATGTGTGATGTCTTAATAGAAGCGGAGGAGTTTGGCTTATATAAGACATTCGATCTTGAGAATGTAGACGTGATTTGTAATATTGGCTATTCCGCCGCTGCCCGTTGCTTTGAGAAAGTGTTGGATGAGAATAAATATGAAACCTTGGTGAAAGCGATCGCGGCAAGAAAGAAAGGCCTGATGCCGTGA
- a CDS encoding ribose-phosphate pyrophosphokinase — protein MSAQTPFLVFSGTNSRYLAEKICNSLGCPLGQMNIQHFADGEFSVSYEESIRGRDVFLVQSTFPNSDNLMELLLMIDAAKRASAHSIIAVVPYFGWARQDRKDKPRVSIGAKLIADMLSTAGINRLITMDLHADQIQGFFNVPVDHLYASSVFLDYIKTSLPLDNLCIATPDVGGTKRASSYSKYLGLPMVICHKSRLRANEVAEMRIIGDVTGLDVLLVDDMVDTAGTITKAANLMLENGAKSVRAIASHAVMSDPASTRVDQSALAEMIFTDSIPYAKKCEKVKVLSVADMFAEAIRRVCSGESISSLYAI, from the coding sequence ATGAGTGCACAAACTCCTTTCTTGGTGTTTTCGGGAACGAACTCCCGGTATCTTGCAGAGAAAATTTGCAACAGTTTAGGTTGTCCTCTGGGACAGATGAATATCCAGCACTTTGCCGATGGTGAGTTCTCTGTTTCTTATGAAGAGTCTATCCGCGGTAGAGATGTATTCTTAGTACAATCTACATTCCCTAATTCAGACAATCTGATGGAGTTGCTTCTGATGATTGACGCGGCTAAACGTGCTTCCGCACATTCAATCATCGCTGTAGTCCCTTACTTCGGTTGGGCTCGTCAGGATAGAAAGGATAAGCCTCGTGTTTCTATTGGCGCTAAGTTGATCGCTGATATGTTGAGTACGGCAGGTATCAATCGTTTGATTACGATGGACCTTCATGCGGATCAGATCCAAGGATTCTTTAATGTTCCGGTGGATCACTTATATGCTTCTTCCGTATTCTTGGATTATATCAAGACGTCTTTGCCTTTGGATAACTTGTGTATCGCGACTCCGGATGTTGGTGGTACGAAACGTGCCAGCAGCTATTCTAAGTATTTAGGCTTGCCGATGGTCATTTGCCACAAATCTCGTTTGCGTGCCAATGAGGTGGCCGAGATGCGTATTATCGGTGATGTGACGGGCTTGGATGTCCTTTTGGTTGATGACATGGTGGATACGGCCGGAACAATTACGAAAGCCGCGAACTTGATGTTGGAGAATGGCGCTAAGTCTGTTCGTGCTATCGCCAGCCACGCTGTGATGTCTGATCCGGCTTCTACTCGTGTAGATCAGTCCGCTTTAGCGGAAATGATCTTTACGGATTCTATTCCTTACGCTAAGAAATGCGAGAAAGTAAAGGTATTATCTGTCGCTGACATGTTCGCTGAGGCGATCCGTCGTGTATGTAGTGGAGAGTCTATCAGCTCTTTGTATGCTATTTAA
- a CDS encoding sodium-translocating pyrophosphatase, translated as MITSIFWIIPLASVLALAFAWFFFRQMMKESEGTELMKKIASFVREGAMSYLKQQYKVVASVFVVLVILFSIMAYGFHVQNEWVPIAFLTGGFFSGLAGFLGMKTATYASARTANAARTSLNKGLQVAFRSGAVMGLVVVGLGLLDISFWYILLNAFIPDEALDPTHKLTIITTTMLTFGMGASTQALFARVGGGIYTKAADVGADLVGKVEAGIPEDDPRNPATIADNVGDNVGDVAGMGADLYESYCGSILATAALGAAAFVSSGSVELQYKAVVAPMLIAAVGIILSIIGIFAVRTNENATIKQLLKALAIGTNLSSVLIAISTFGILYVLGMENWFWIGCSVIVGLLVGIVIGQATEYYTSQSYKPTRLVSESGLTGPATVIISGLGLGMLSTAIPVLAVVVGIICSFLFASGFDFTNVGMGLYGIGIAAVGMLSTLGITLATDAYGPIADNAGGNAEMCNLGKEVRKRTDALDSLGNTTAATGKGFAIGSAALTGLALLASYVEEIKIGLLRLGETVLNFTDGRSIEISKASFSDFMVYYDVTLMNPKVLAGMFLGSMMAFMFCGLTMNAVGRAAGHMVEEVRRQFKEIKGILTGEAQPDYARCVEISTKGAQHEMVLPSVLAIIAPILTGLIFGVTGVVGLLIGGLSTGFVLAVFMANAGGAWDNAKKFIEEGNHGGKGSEAHKATVVGDTVGDPFKDTSGPSLNILIKLMSMVAIVMAGLTVAWSLF; from the coding sequence ATGATTACGAGTATTTTCTGGATTATCCCGTTAGCGTCTGTCCTAGCGCTAGCATTCGCCTGGTTCTTCTTCAGGCAAATGATGAAAGAGAGTGAAGGAACTGAGTTGATGAAAAAGATCGCCTCCTTTGTGCGTGAAGGGGCGATGTCGTATCTGAAACAGCAATACAAAGTAGTCGCCTCGGTTTTCGTTGTCCTAGTAATCTTATTCTCTATTATGGCCTATGGCTTCCATGTTCAAAACGAATGGGTTCCGATCGCCTTCCTGACAGGAGGTTTCTTTTCAGGATTAGCGGGTTTCTTAGGCATGAAAACAGCGACTTATGCCTCGGCCCGTACAGCGAACGCAGCCCGTACTTCCTTGAATAAAGGTTTACAAGTGGCTTTCCGAAGCGGGGCGGTCATGGGCTTAGTAGTCGTTGGGCTTGGATTGCTGGATATCTCATTCTGGTATATCCTGTTAAATGCTTTCATCCCAGACGAGGCTTTGGACCCGACCCATAAACTCACCATTATCACGACAACCATGCTTACATTCGGAATGGGTGCCTCCACGCAAGCCTTGTTCGCACGTGTGGGAGGAGGAATCTATACGAAAGCCGCCGATGTCGGAGCGGATTTAGTAGGTAAAGTTGAGGCTGGGATCCCGGAGGACGATCCTCGTAACCCGGCGACAATCGCCGATAACGTAGGCGACAATGTAGGTGACGTCGCCGGTATGGGAGCCGACCTATATGAATCTTATTGCGGTTCCATCCTAGCGACCGCCGCATTGGGAGCCGCCGCATTCGTTTCTTCCGGAAGCGTAGAATTACAATATAAGGCGGTTGTCGCCCCAATGCTTATCGCCGCTGTCGGTATCATTTTATCTATTATTGGTATTTTCGCCGTCCGTACGAATGAGAACGCGACGATCAAGCAACTACTGAAAGCCTTAGCCATAGGAACGAACTTGAGTTCCGTATTGATCGCTATCTCCACGTTCGGGATTCTTTATGTATTAGGCATGGAGAATTGGTTCTGGATCGGTTGTTCCGTGATCGTAGGTCTGCTAGTCGGAATCGTGATCGGGCAAGCGACGGAGTATTATACCTCCCAGTCCTATAAGCCGACCCGGCTGGTTTCCGAATCGGGGCTGACAGGCCCGGCAACGGTTATTATCTCCGGTCTCGGACTAGGGATGCTCTCTACGGCCATCCCGGTACTTGCCGTCGTGGTCGGTATTATTTGTTCCTTCTTGTTCGCCTCCGGATTCGACTTCACGAACGTGGGCATGGGATTATACGGAATCGGTATAGCTGCCGTAGGTATGCTATCGACCTTAGGTATTACGTTGGCTACAGACGCTTACGGTCCCATAGCGGATAATGCCGGAGGCAACGCCGAGATGTGTAACCTAGGGAAAGAAGTCCGCAAGCGTACAGACGCATTGGATTCATTAGGAAATACGACTGCCGCTACAGGTAAAGGTTTCGCTATCGGTTCCGCTGCGTTAACCGGCTTGGCTCTGTTGGCCTCTTATGTAGAAGAGATCAAGATCGGTTTGCTCCGTTTAGGAGAGACCGTCCTGAACTTTACCGATGGCAGGAGTATCGAAATATCTAAAGCCTCATTCTCGGACTTTATGGTATATTATGATGTTACCTTAATGAATCCTAAGGTTTTAGCCGGAATGTTCCTAGGTTCCATGATGGCATTCATGTTCTGTGGCCTTACGATGAACGCTGTAGGACGTGCGGCCGGGCACATGGTGGAGGAAGTTCGCCGTCAGTTCAAGGAAATCAAGGGTATTCTGACTGGAGAGGCACAACCGGATTATGCCCGTTGCGTTGAGATCTCGACGAAGGGAGCGCAACACGAAATGGTACTTCCCTCCGTTTTAGCTATTATCGCCCCCATCTTAACGGGACTCATATTTGGTGTGACAGGCGTTGTCGGACTATTGATCGGTGGATTAAGCACGGGCTTCGTATTAGCCGTATTCATGGCGAACGCCGGAGGAGCATGGGATAACGCAAAGAAATTCATCGAGGAAGGAAACCACGGTGGCAAGGGTAGCGAGGCGCATAAGGCAACCGTTGTCGGCGATACGGTTGGCGATCCGTTCAAAGACACTTCCGGCCCGAGTTTGAATATCCTTATCAAGTTGATGAGCATGGTAGCGATCGTGATGGCGGGATTGACGGTGGCTTGGAGTTTGTTTTAA
- a CDS encoding glutamine synthetase III: MSISRFNAVEKASNRKAVEAVTPEHKVSEYYGENVFNRKAMQKYLSKETYKALTHAIDNGTPIDREIANHVAAGMRMWALEKGVTHYTHWFQPLTDGTAEKHDAFVEHDGNGGMIEEFSGKLLVQQEPDASSFPNGGLRNTFEARGYSAWDPSSPAFIVDDTLCIPTVFIAYTGEALDYKTPLIRSIEVLGEAAKDVYRYFDEDVNKIITYLGWEQEYFLVDEDLYSARPDLSLTERTLLGHESAKNQQLDDHYFGAIPSRVQEFMKDLETECYKLGIPVKTRHNEVAPNQFELAPIYEECNLANDHNQLLMSVMKRVSRRHNFRVLLHEKPFNGVNGSGKHCNWSMGTDKGVNLFSPGKDREDNLRFITFVVNTIMAVYKYNALLKASIASATNAHRLGANEAPPAIISTFLGTQISEILDKFENSSIEDAIEVDDKKGLHLGFGQIPELLLDNTDRNRTSPFAFTGNRFEFRAPGSSVNCGSAMLALNSAVAYQLQQFKKDVEALQAEGKSKEVAIFKVLKAYIKESKPIRFDGNGYSDEWKEEAAKRGLDCQNSVPLQYDAYLKPESIEMFTSTGVLTQKELEARNEVKWEVYIKKVQIEARVLGDLSLNHIIPVAVRYQSVLLDNIAKLKETFGDDPEFRDMSEEPRRLVRKIAGHICAVTKKVDEMVEARKKANRLTDMREKAIAYHDSVAPYLDEIRDHIDDLELMVDNQMWPLPKYRELLFIR; encoded by the coding sequence ATGTCAATCTCACGCTTTAATGCTGTGGAGAAGGCATCCAACCGAAAGGCCGTGGAAGCCGTTACTCCCGAACACAAAGTATCTGAGTACTATGGCGAGAATGTCTTCAACCGGAAGGCAATGCAGAAATATCTCTCCAAGGAAACGTACAAAGCCTTGACCCACGCCATTGACAATGGCACACCTATCGACCGGGAAATCGCCAATCATGTGGCAGCCGGCATGCGTATGTGGGCACTGGAAAAAGGAGTCACTCATTACACCCACTGGTTTCAACCGCTTACCGATGGCACCGCCGAGAAGCACGACGCTTTCGTGGAACACGATGGTAACGGTGGCATGATCGAGGAGTTCAGCGGCAAATTGCTTGTCCAGCAAGAACCGGACGCTTCCAGTTTCCCGAACGGTGGACTTCGTAATACCTTCGAGGCCCGCGGCTACTCCGCTTGGGACCCCTCCTCTCCCGCTTTTATCGTAGATGACACACTTTGTATCCCAACCGTATTTATCGCTTATACCGGTGAAGCACTGGATTATAAGACCCCGCTGATCCGCTCTATCGAAGTATTGGGAGAAGCCGCCAAGGACGTATATAGATATTTCGATGAGGATGTCAATAAGATAATTACTTACCTAGGTTGGGAACAGGAATATTTCCTTGTTGACGAGGACTTGTATTCCGCCCGTCCGGACCTCTCACTCACCGAGCGTACCTTGCTCGGACATGAGAGCGCAAAGAACCAACAATTAGACGACCATTATTTTGGCGCTATCCCCTCTCGTGTACAAGAATTCATGAAAGACTTGGAAACCGAATGCTATAAACTAGGTATCCCGGTAAAGACCCGCCATAACGAGGTAGCCCCCAACCAGTTCGAGCTAGCTCCTATTTACGAGGAATGTAACCTAGCCAACGACCATAACCAATTATTGATGTCGGTCATGAAACGTGTCTCCCGCCGTCATAATTTCCGTGTATTATTGCACGAGAAGCCATTTAACGGGGTAAACGGTTCCGGTAAACACTGTAACTGGTCTATGGGAACAGACAAGGGGGTAAACTTATTCTCTCCGGGTAAAGACCGTGAGGACAACCTACGCTTCATCACCTTCGTGGTGAACACTATCATGGCCGTTTATAAATACAACGCTTTATTAAAAGCGAGTATCGCTTCCGCCACGAACGCACACCGCCTAGGTGCGAACGAGGCACCTCCCGCTATCATCTCCACTTTCCTCGGAACGCAAATCAGCGAGATCTTGGATAAGTTTGAGAATAGCTCTATCGAGGACGCTATCGAGGTAGACGATAAAAAGGGTTTGCATCTTGGCTTCGGGCAGATCCCCGAACTGCTGTTGGACAATACGGATCGTAACCGTACCTCTCCTTTCGCCTTCACCGGAAACCGTTTTGAGTTCCGCGCCCCGGGCTCTTCCGTGAACTGCGGATCGGCCATGTTAGCGTTGAACTCCGCCGTAGCCTATCAATTGCAACAATTCAAGAAGGACGTAGAGGCTTTGCAAGCGGAAGGAAAAAGCAAGGAAGTAGCGATCTTCAAGGTGCTGAAAGCCTATATCAAGGAATCTAAGCCGATCCGCTTCGATGGGAACGGTTATTCAGATGAATGGAAAGAGGAAGCCGCCAAGCGAGGTCTGGATTGCCAAAATAGTGTTCCCTTGCAATATGACGCTTATCTTAAACCGGAGTCGATCGAGATGTTCACGTCTACCGGCGTACTTACCCAGAAAGAATTGGAAGCGCGTAATGAAGTAAAATGGGAAGTCTATATCAAAAAGGTACAGATCGAGGCCCGGGTATTAGGGGATTTATCCTTGAATCATATCATCCCGGTAGCCGTTCGTTACCAGAGCGTATTGCTGGATAATATAGCGAAGTTGAAAGAGACATTCGGCGACGACCCGGAATTCCGCGATATGTCGGAAGAGCCCCGTCGCTTGGTTCGTAAGATAGCCGGACATATCTGTGCCGTGACCAAGAAAGTGGATGAGATGGTAGAGGCCCGCAAGAAAGCGAACCGCTTGACCGATATGCGGGAAAAGGCGATCGCTTACCACGACTCGGTGGCCCCTTATTTGGATGAGATCCGTGACCATATCGATGATCTGGAGCTGATGGTGGACAACCAGATGTGGCCGTTGCCGAAGTATAGGGAACTCCTGTTTATCCGATAA
- the mnmA gene encoding tRNA 2-thiouridine(34) synthase MnmA encodes MEIAALVSGGVDSSVVVHQLKEAGYDPTIFYIRIGMEDKDGYIDCPAEEDIEITSYIARKYGCRFEIVSLHDEYWDRVVSYTIESVKRGLTPNPDMMCNKYIKFGCFEEKWGKDFDKIATGHYATTTEIDGKTWLSTAKDPVKDQTDFLGQITRLQIQKLMFPIGHLMKSEVRAIAEAQKLPSAKRKDSQGICFLGKINYNDFIERYLGKRPGKIVELETGKVLGKHNGYWFHTIGQRKGLGLSGGPWFVIQKDIKRNIIYVSNGYDPETQYGKVINMQGFDFITEDPWGEFEGEKEITFKIRHTPEFTHGYIRRIGDLYRVESDEKIQGIAPGQYSVIYDKDHHLCLGSGMIIDETK; translated from the coding sequence GTAGACAGCTCTGTCGTAGTGCATCAACTCAAAGAGGCAGGATACGATCCGACCATCTTCTATATCCGTATCGGTATGGAAGACAAGGATGGCTATATCGATTGCCCGGCGGAAGAGGATATCGAGATCACCTCATATATCGCCCGCAAGTATGGATGCCGGTTCGAGATCGTCTCCTTACACGACGAGTATTGGGATCGGGTGGTAAGCTATACGATCGAATCTGTCAAACGCGGTCTTACCCCTAACCCGGATATGATGTGTAATAAATATATCAAGTTCGGTTGTTTCGAGGAAAAATGGGGCAAGGATTTCGATAAGATCGCTACCGGTCATTATGCCACGACCACGGAGATAGACGGCAAGACATGGCTTTCTACTGCCAAGGACCCGGTAAAAGATCAGACTGATTTCTTAGGGCAAATCACCCGCCTACAGATACAGAAACTCATGTTTCCGATCGGGCATTTAATGAAAAGCGAGGTACGTGCCATCGCCGAGGCCCAGAAATTGCCGAGCGCCAAGCGTAAGGATAGCCAAGGCATTTGTTTCTTAGGTAAGATTAACTACAACGACTTTATAGAGCGTTATTTAGGGAAACGCCCGGGAAAAATCGTGGAACTAGAGACGGGTAAGGTCTTGGGTAAACACAATGGATATTGGTTCCATACGATCGGCCAACGTAAGGGATTGGGATTAAGTGGCGGCCCTTGGTTCGTTATCCAAAAAGACATTAAGCGAAATATAATTTATGTCTCCAACGGCTACGACCCGGAAACGCAATATGGCAAGGTGATTAATATGCAAGGTTTCGATTTCATCACGGAAGATCCATGGGGAGAATTTGAGGGTGAGAAAGAAATCACTTTCAAGATCCGTCATACCCCGGAATTTACGCATGGCTACATCCGTCGTATCGGAGATCTATATCGTGTAGAATCCGACGAAAAGATTCAAGGTATCGCTCCCGGCCAATACAGTGTAATCTACGACAAAGACCATCACTTATGTCTGGGCAGCGGCATGATTATTGATGAGACCAAGTAA
- a CDS encoding DedA family protein: MEFLLDFILHIDQHMIEIVQEYHTWAYAILFLIIFCETGLVATPFLPGDSLLFVAGAITALPGMPLEINLLALILFAAAVLGDSCNYMIGHFFGRKLFNNPNSKIFKKSHLDKTHEFYKKYGGKTIIIARFVPIVRTFAPFVAGMGKMHYYYFMIYNLIGGAFWVLLFCYAGYFFGDLPFVQQNLKLLIIAIIFISILPAVIEVVRAKLKARKR; the protein is encoded by the coding sequence ATGGAATTTTTATTAGACTTCATCTTACATATCGATCAGCATATGATCGAGATCGTACAAGAATATCATACTTGGGCCTACGCGATATTATTCCTAATCATTTTTTGTGAAACGGGATTGGTAGCCACCCCATTCTTGCCCGGGGATTCCCTCTTGTTCGTCGCCGGAGCGATAACAGCGTTACCCGGTATGCCTTTAGAGATAAATCTTTTAGCCTTGATATTATTCGCGGCGGCAGTATTGGGAGACTCCTGTAATTATATGATAGGTCATTTTTTTGGTCGTAAACTATTTAACAATCCCAACTCCAAGATATTCAAGAAAAGCCATTTGGACAAAACGCATGAGTTCTACAAAAAATATGGAGGCAAAACCATAATCATCGCCCGATTCGTACCGATTGTCCGTACTTTCGCTCCCTTTGTAGCCGGAATGGGTAAAATGCACTATTACTATTTCATGATCTACAACCTGATAGGCGGCGCTTTCTGGGTACTGCTTTTCTGCTATGCAGGATACTTTTTCGGAGATCTTCCTTTCGTACAGCAGAACCTCAAGCTATTGATCATAGCAATTATATTCATATCCATACTTCCTGCCGTAATAGAGGTAGTACGGGCAAAACTAAAAGCACGGAAAAGATGA